The following coding sequences lie in one Synechococcus sp. MW101C3 genomic window:
- a CDS encoding glycosyltransferase family 1 protein, giving the protein MGDHPASLNLIFDTLIFGQAARSPLARGGIYRYASQLLRALHDQANITLRTYCPEPLLASLAEVELKRLDLGANPLALALTTSMLTRSLPPLLIRLAKPFRRSFARLPGARAASQKRFDTLLKSCDKELTLFHTPFQAVPSAIRRHDALPVVVTVHDMIPMIMPELFTRETVRHFHGLVDGLCRSDQVICVSESTKRDFLHFTRTVPAEHVHVTPLAASPELQPVTDPHLLSCARERFGLKPQDRVILSLCTLEPRKNLATLLTAFEALQRHSSLDSIKLLLAGSVGWKSAPLLDRLRESSASSNIHLLGHVTEEELPVLYSLAEVFVYPSLYEGFGLPPLEAMSCGTPVIVGNTSSIPEVTGEAGLTIDPQSPAELTTALERLLASESLRRQLAQQCEVQAKQFSWARTAHLTRGVYDIALASRR; this is encoded by the coding sequence ATCTATCGTTATGCCAGCCAGTTGCTGCGGGCACTCCACGATCAAGCCAACATCACACTGAGAACCTATTGCCCAGAGCCACTTCTTGCCTCTCTCGCTGAAGTCGAACTGAAGCGACTTGATCTCGGTGCCAATCCATTGGCCCTAGCCCTGACGACGTCGATGTTGACGAGGAGCCTCCCGCCCCTGCTGATCCGACTGGCAAAGCCATTCCGTCGCAGCTTCGCACGCCTTCCAGGAGCACGCGCCGCTAGCCAAAAGAGGTTCGACACTCTGCTGAAGAGCTGTGACAAAGAGCTCACCCTGTTCCACACGCCTTTTCAAGCCGTACCTTCTGCCATCCGCCGTCATGATGCGCTGCCAGTGGTCGTGACGGTCCACGACATGATTCCAATGATCATGCCAGAGTTATTCACGAGGGAAACCGTCCGCCATTTTCACGGGCTTGTCGATGGATTATGCAGGAGCGATCAGGTGATTTGCGTATCAGAATCCACGAAGCGGGACTTTCTGCACTTCACCCGCACCGTGCCCGCGGAGCATGTTCATGTCACTCCACTGGCCGCCTCCCCAGAGCTGCAACCGGTAACGGATCCTCATCTCCTGAGCTGTGCCCGTGAGCGTTTTGGACTGAAGCCCCAAGACCGCGTCATTCTTAGCTTATGTACACTTGAACCTCGAAAGAACCTCGCGACACTACTGACTGCATTCGAGGCGTTACAGCGGCACAGCTCGCTGGACTCCATCAAGCTACTGCTGGCAGGATCAGTCGGATGGAAGTCGGCACCCCTGTTGGACAGACTTAGGGAGAGCTCCGCCAGTTCGAACATTCATCTGCTTGGACATGTCACTGAAGAGGAGCTGCCGGTGCTGTATTCGCTTGCTGAGGTGTTTGTCTACCCATCGCTATACGAAGGGTTTGGATTGCCGCCCTTGGAAGCGATGAGCTGCGGAACACCGGTGATCGTCGGAAACACGTCATCGATCCCGGAGGTGACGGGCGAGGCCGGCTTGACCATTGATCCACAAAGTCCGGCAGAACTGACTACTGCCCTTGAGCGCTTGCTGGCATCAGAAAGCCTGCGGCGCCAATTGGCTCAGCAGTGCGAGGTCCAAGCCAAGCAGTTCAGCTGGGCTCGTACCGCTCACCTGACCCGTGGGGTGTACGACATCGCCCTTGCGAGCAGAAGATGA
- a CDS encoding glycosyltransferase family 1 protein, producing MIAFAYRPMGFREIGGIHVVATEVARRLRDSQFASTGLWTLRRTLKSLPHEEKCGVLPGTQPTERVRPGERLLLFGCDSAWAYLLAIHTRCFNPSVRIAWLPSFHDPDFVKHRWRARLAQVVLKMMQRIGINVYVQTIHEQKLLQAGRCLLSSHALPLAVLQRLKVEQAHSCPDARQRPFDLLFLGRPTEQKGWSRFLAVVHETGLRSAAIVPTPPPSSDISRSPTLTVVVSPTTNKIPSLLRQAKLVLIPSDYESLGLAQIEAVASGCVVPILGRWPLWDQFSLLHWDTCNRDELVTSCLRLSRQPSLRSRLSRMQRSYLLQHPMMDTPFLPEF from the coding sequence ATGATCGCCTTCGCCTACAGGCCGATGGGATTCCGCGAGATCGGCGGCATTCATGTGGTGGCCACCGAAGTGGCTCGGCGTCTGCGAGACTCCCAGTTCGCCTCTACCGGATTGTGGACCCTACGCAGGACGTTGAAGTCCTTGCCCCATGAAGAGAAGTGTGGCGTCTTGCCTGGTACTCAGCCTACCGAGAGGGTCAGGCCTGGAGAACGCTTGCTCCTGTTTGGCTGCGACAGCGCCTGGGCCTATCTGCTTGCCATCCATACCCGCTGCTTCAATCCATCCGTTCGTATCGCCTGGCTCCCAAGCTTTCATGACCCTGACTTTGTCAAGCACCGCTGGCGGGCGCGCCTGGCCCAGGTAGTGCTGAAAATGATGCAGAGGATCGGAATCAACGTGTATGTGCAGACGATCCATGAGCAGAAACTGCTTCAGGCAGGACGCTGTCTGCTTTCAAGTCATGCTCTGCCCCTTGCGGTGCTGCAGCGGCTGAAGGTTGAACAGGCGCACTCGTGCCCGGACGCCAGGCAGAGGCCCTTTGACTTGCTCTTTCTCGGACGCCCCACCGAACAGAAAGGTTGGTCGAGATTCCTTGCTGTGGTGCATGAAACAGGGCTTCGAAGTGCGGCCATCGTTCCAACCCCCCCACCCAGCAGTGACATCTCACGCTCACCCACGTTGACTGTGGTTGTTTCACCAACGACGAACAAAATTCCTTCCCTGTTGCGCCAAGCCAAACTGGTGTTGATCCCTTCCGATTATGAATCGCTTGGCCTTGCGCAGATAGAGGCTGTGGCCAGCGGCTGCGTGGTACCAATCCTGGGGCGATGGCCACTGTGGGATCAGTTTTCACTGCTGCACTGGGACACCTGCAACCGCGACGAACTGGTGACCTCCTGTCTTCGCCTCAGCCGACAACCCTCCTTGCGGAGTCGTCTATCACGAATGCAGCGAAGCTACCTGCTTCAACATCCGATGATGGACACCCCCTTCTTACCTGAATTTTAA
- a CDS encoding glycosyltransferase family 2 protein encodes MSPRVSIVLPFRNQGALLSQACKSLQAQTVDAWECILVNDGSDSEAQEIAEAVATRDGRFKLISLPRNNHFPGPWLARNVGLASATSELIAFLDADDLWHPRKLERQLVLHSVHGIELSVTGYHRFEASSMKLVETRRPPLTLDLKALLRGNLVPFSSVIIQRDCLTQPFHPERHEDYGLWLRLFANDPPPRYGCLMEPLMAYRLHSSSLSSQRGRSIFAVEKLFRHTFSAPSRRLMALTAWALERAWRQTVAGAHRILWQGAKLPSPFIDYLASGSQLYIDEHRSPS; translated from the coding sequence GTGTCGCCACGGGTCTCCATTGTGCTGCCCTTCCGGAACCAGGGGGCGCTCCTATCCCAGGCCTGCAAGTCTCTGCAGGCTCAAACGGTCGACGCATGGGAGTGTATTCTCGTCAACGATGGGTCAGATAGCGAAGCACAAGAAATTGCTGAGGCTGTTGCCACACGGGATGGACGCTTCAAACTCATTAGTCTTCCACGCAACAACCATTTTCCCGGACCCTGGCTCGCGCGCAATGTCGGCTTGGCCAGTGCAACAAGCGAACTGATTGCGTTTCTCGATGCCGATGATCTCTGGCATCCACGCAAACTTGAACGCCAGCTTGTCCTTCACTCCGTTCACGGAATCGAATTGTCTGTCACCGGGTATCACCGCTTTGAGGCAAGCAGCATGAAGTTAGTCGAAACGCGCAGGCCTCCGCTTACCCTCGATCTCAAAGCACTGCTACGGGGCAATCTTGTGCCGTTCTCGTCCGTGATCATCCAGCGTGATTGTCTCACGCAACCGTTCCATCCTGAACGCCACGAGGATTACGGCCTATGGCTCCGGCTGTTCGCCAACGACCCGCCACCGCGTTATGGATGCCTCATGGAGCCGTTGATGGCCTACCGGTTGCATAGCTCATCCCTATCATCCCAACGTGGACGCAGCATCTTCGCTGTGGAGAAACTATTCAGGCACACATTCAGTGCTCCCAGCCGAAGACTCATGGCCCTAACAGCCTGGGCGCTTGAGCGTGCGTGGAGACAAACGGTGGCTGGAGCACACCGGATCCTGTGGCAGGGTGCCAAGCTGCCATCGCCCTTCATCGACTATCTGGCGAGCGGGAGTCAGCTGTACATCGACGAACATCGTAGCCCCTCATAG
- a CDS encoding sialidase family protein, whose translation MDFLVTSLANQGIGTLRWAITSANSSIGFDSIGFDPSLAGGTISLFSSLPVVTDRVAISGLFNDMSAPGIAIDFNGRAGLVFRGSRAAESSLRGLSLNDAGGDGLRLDANGITVQNNFFGLMLDGVTGQGNSGNGIRITANSSHNTIGALMDPLTGQMVDNTFSNKISGNGGSGILVQGANTHTISGNKISAIGDGNRGILVTESRATTSPTNDLQILDNAITASGAQTAGIEVVVSNGYLDRLDLIGNTISTNGAFLSHGIRVLASGSGSIGTVQVNQNDISTSGPLSEGVYLSSLDGATIRQATVNSNTILTTGDVGSGSNNQFNLESDAIYVNVLRNSVIQSVNIEDNEVTTLGNDADGIYLIAGVNGEVGEAMVSNNTISTLASNPIQSSQSAEGIKILSYENSSINIALYANTILQSEGDGILLRARAVVNGRETTGGSIFADLQGNNVVNANSSGQIFATAYSFTNPGNAGTITLVGEDLDEIIANNSPADPAAFSVNGTILFVPSAPSAPDVITGIPTTITNGNEGMISSRFQDHSWVTEDGAVHVMANTNGRLSLYSSIDNGSTWMAAVTLENSTGSSRADGVIVDGKLYSVYTIEGGRIALAILSYSEQSVSWTIESTVIPPSPASLRIERPSIAVTEDGTIVVAFTATDRSTGQASLRVAQSNDQGATWTVLNQGIPNTTNDGRMSGDIIALDDGFGVLYTNGDTLNWTEFAESASSGGSLGVSETILIKGDSQNDPNATHFSSLTDEDGNIHVATNNGEGRVVYLRYNNDTDSWDEPVVITDPPSGNYMQISLMDDGTIKIAYDINIDGEGVVAVSESTNGGDSWALVAVLTQDVVADPGNRRVETPAYAQDTLPVFQQVESADGSNSLVYYQVA comes from the coding sequence ATGGACTTTCTTGTAACTAGCCTGGCCAATCAAGGGATTGGGACCCTGAGGTGGGCAATCACCAGTGCCAATAGTTCTATCGGGTTCGATTCGATTGGCTTTGATCCCTCTCTTGCTGGAGGAACAATCAGCCTGTTTAGTAGTTTGCCCGTAGTAACTGACCGGGTGGCGATCAGTGGATTGTTTAATGACATGAGCGCGCCCGGCATCGCCATTGATTTCAATGGTCGAGCAGGATTAGTCTTCCGCGGCAGCCGAGCCGCGGAATCAAGCCTTCGAGGGTTGTCACTAAATGATGCCGGTGGTGATGGCCTCAGGCTTGATGCGAATGGGATCACTGTTCAGAATAACTTCTTTGGCTTGATGCTCGATGGTGTCACTGGCCAGGGCAACTCGGGGAATGGGATCCGAATCACAGCCAATTCAAGTCACAACACGATTGGTGCTCTGATGGATCCCCTCACAGGGCAAATGGTTGACAACACTTTCTCTAACAAAATCAGTGGCAATGGTGGTTCGGGTATCTTGGTTCAAGGTGCCAATACCCATACCATCTCTGGGAACAAGATCTCCGCGATTGGCGATGGGAATCGTGGCATCCTTGTGACGGAAAGCCGTGCCACTACGTCCCCGACCAACGATCTCCAAATTCTCGATAATGCAATCACAGCCAGTGGTGCACAAACAGCTGGCATTGAAGTGGTCGTTTCCAATGGTTACCTTGATCGCCTAGACCTCATTGGGAACACGATCAGCACGAATGGAGCCTTCTTGTCCCATGGTATTCGTGTGCTGGCCTCTGGATCTGGCTCGATTGGAACTGTGCAAGTGAACCAGAATGACATTTCAACGTCGGGCCCTCTCTCCGAAGGTGTTTACCTGAGCAGCTTGGATGGGGCAACGATCAGGCAGGCAACCGTGAATAGCAACACGATTCTGACAACGGGAGACGTTGGCAGCGGCTCGAATAATCAATTCAACCTAGAGTCTGACGCGATTTATGTTAACGTGCTCAGGAATAGTGTTATCCAGAGTGTAAACATTGAAGACAATGAAGTCACCACGCTTGGCAATGACGCCGACGGAATCTACTTGATTGCCGGAGTCAATGGAGAAGTTGGCGAAGCCATGGTGTCGAATAACACAATCTCAACACTTGCGAGTAATCCCATTCAGAGCAGTCAGTCTGCTGAAGGAATCAAGATCTTGTCTTATGAAAACTCGAGCATTAACATCGCACTTTATGCGAACACGATCCTCCAGTCTGAGGGCGATGGCATTCTTTTGAGGGCTCGAGCAGTTGTGAATGGAAGGGAGACAACCGGTGGCTCAATCTTCGCCGATCTGCAGGGCAATAATGTTGTTAATGCTAATTCCTCTGGCCAGATCTTCGCCACAGCGTATAGCTTCACCAACCCTGGCAATGCAGGGACAATCACACTAGTTGGCGAAGACTTGGATGAGATCATCGCGAACAACTCGCCGGCCGATCCTGCCGCTTTCTCTGTGAATGGCACCATCCTGTTTGTCCCAAGTGCCCCTAGTGCCCCGGATGTCATCACCGGTATTCCCACTACGATCACGAACGGGAATGAGGGCATGATCTCCTCGCGCTTTCAGGATCATTCATGGGTCACTGAAGATGGCGCTGTTCATGTGATGGCCAACACAAATGGCCGGCTTTCACTTTATTCCAGCATAGACAATGGCTCAACATGGATGGCAGCTGTCACGCTGGAGAACTCCACTGGTTCTTCCCGTGCAGATGGCGTAATCGTGGATGGCAAGCTGTATTCGGTCTATACAATTGAAGGCGGCAGGATCGCTCTTGCCATCCTGAGTTATTCGGAGCAGAGTGTATCTTGGACAATTGAATCGACGGTAATCCCACCCAGTCCTGCGTCCCTTAGGATTGAGCGGCCGTCCATCGCAGTCACGGAGGATGGCACGATCGTAGTAGCGTTTACGGCAACCGACAGGTCAACAGGACAGGCCAGCCTAAGGGTCGCTCAGAGCAATGATCAAGGAGCAACATGGACTGTCCTCAATCAAGGAATTCCTAATACAACGAATGACGGCAGGATGTCGGGTGACATCATTGCATTGGATGACGGCTTTGGGGTCCTTTATACCAATGGAGACACCCTCAATTGGACTGAGTTTGCGGAAAGCGCGTCCTCTGGTGGCAGCCTTGGCGTCAGTGAGACAATCTTGATCAAGGGAGATAGTCAGAATGATCCCAATGCCACCCATTTCAGCTCGTTGACCGATGAGGACGGCAACATCCATGTTGCCACGAATAACGGTGAGGGCAGAGTTGTTTACTTGCGATACAATAATGATACGGACTCATGGGATGAGCCTGTTGTGATCACGGATCCGCCCAGCGGCAACTACATGCAGATCAGCTTGATGGATGATGGCACGATCAAGATCGCCTATGATATCAATATCGATGGAGAAGGGGTTGTTGCGGTCAGCGAGAGCACGAACGGTGGAGATAGCTGGGCCTTGGTTGCTGTCCTTACCCAGGATGTTGTTGCGGATCCCGGTAATCGCCGAGTGGAAACTCCAGCCTATGCACAAGATACATTGCCGGTCTTTCAGCAGGTGGAGTCAGCAGATGGGTCCAATTCACTTGTGTATTATCAAGTGGCTTGA
- a CDS encoding class I SAM-dependent methyltransferase has product MAELTFSNRWFQTHVPIWKRLISELKPRKILEIGSYEGQSACWLIDNCANERPLYLHCVDTWAGGIEHQQEEGKYFTNMSFVEERFRQNISISRDRAAHPVTLSIHKDFSHRALARLLAKGHENSFDLVYIDGSHQAADVLSDAVMSFHLTKNDGLLIFDDYLWHAESAVEKDHFTMPKPAIDSFVNTFHRRLQVIPALSLQLYAFRRH; this is encoded by the coding sequence ATGGCAGAGTTGACTTTTTCAAATCGCTGGTTTCAAACTCATGTCCCCATTTGGAAGCGTTTGATCTCCGAGCTAAAGCCTCGAAAGATCCTTGAAATCGGTTCGTATGAAGGTCAGTCAGCCTGCTGGCTGATAGATAATTGTGCGAACGAACGCCCACTATATCTTCATTGCGTTGATACATGGGCAGGTGGAATTGAGCACCAACAAGAGGAAGGCAAGTATTTCACGAATATGAGTTTCGTAGAGGAAAGGTTTCGCCAGAATATCTCTATCTCAAGAGATAGAGCAGCGCATCCAGTTACGCTCTCAATCCACAAGGACTTTTCGCATCGAGCACTAGCAAGGCTTCTGGCAAAAGGCCATGAGAATAGCTTTGATCTTGTTTATATTGATGGGTCCCACCAAGCAGCCGATGTGCTTAGTGATGCGGTAATGAGCTTCCACCTCACTAAAAATGATGGACTGCTGATTTTTGACGATTATCTTTGGCATGCTGAAAGCGCAGTAGAAAAGGATCATTTCACTATGCCTAAGCCCGCCATTGACAGTTTTGTCAATACCTTCCATCGAAGGTTGCAAGTTATACCAGCGCTCTCTCTGCAGCTCTATGCATTTCGTAGGCATTAG
- a CDS encoding glycosyltransferase has protein sequence MLASVVIPVYNTKPDQLEAAFLSACKQTLDPSSYEIIIIDDHSTSQDTRHLLDVIEGQASGCANHVTVKRLAVNTGLVQVRNFGAKIAKGDFLVFLDSDDLVSSDYLLKGLATMMSSEKIGWTYPNVVGFGFEQNFSPAEDFGIRRLFVYNYCATASMFRKRAWESIKGQRDKTVAGGIKWYEDWATYMSLLVKGWYGEPNRSIVFYYRKNVKSMMTRSPELALASRYVHWRTFVCRLPFMAGAKLNYMKARSGSETTTSPLDPRYYSRQALAMLLRQALKIDTPVARVKTRYLFYAIARPKKLISELVSLRFLPNPCEQYCGLSESVNYASSSFDDIYSKLSALSPASSSVLVGHYWWRAGGAEQVLLDLCEYLKEIQGRELLNIVVRGHGENSYFREQFSSVALCAGILEELSTSPIGRIKALWALICIHKPAAIMIMSNPHLYCLTPLIKKYFPSTRVVDLLHCIGATGTLSWFDLSNYYKDFIDTRIVISETYKDFICGRYGVDQSKVLVVHNQVKSMRLQSQQASARYSRKALGIPDTNVIVGFLGRLDRQKRPDEFLRLVESTQANSGVSYLLGGDGELRSTVDKAASQYGNLSYVGNVKDAGGFLSLCDVVVFFSEYEGMPLVALECASLSVPIIAPDIVGFREPIANGEFGMLYPSCYDGTDHLKVKEMIENDLSKLRLLGPNGPSYVHQYHARYSARPGFDQLINSVLFGKPSIYV, from the coding sequence ATGCTTGCATCTGTAGTGATACCTGTATACAATACCAAGCCAGATCAGCTTGAGGCGGCATTTCTGAGCGCATGCAAGCAAACTCTTGACCCCAGTAGCTATGAAATTATCATTATCGATGACCATTCCACTAGCCAGGATACCCGGCACTTGCTTGATGTGATTGAGGGCCAAGCCTCTGGTTGTGCCAATCATGTGACGGTTAAGCGCCTTGCCGTTAATACTGGATTGGTTCAGGTTCGCAACTTCGGCGCAAAGATCGCCAAGGGTGACTTTCTGGTGTTTCTTGACTCCGACGATCTTGTCTCTTCCGACTATCTTCTCAAAGGCTTGGCAACAATGATGTCAAGCGAGAAGATTGGTTGGACATATCCAAACGTAGTGGGATTCGGATTTGAGCAAAACTTCTCGCCTGCTGAAGACTTTGGCATAAGAAGGCTATTCGTCTATAATTATTGTGCAACAGCCTCCATGTTTAGAAAGAGAGCATGGGAGTCAATCAAGGGCCAAAGAGATAAGACAGTTGCCGGTGGCATTAAGTGGTATGAAGACTGGGCCACGTATATGAGCCTACTTGTAAAAGGCTGGTATGGAGAGCCCAATAGATCCATCGTCTTTTACTACCGTAAGAACGTCAAAAGTATGATGACGAGGTCTCCTGAGCTCGCACTCGCTAGCCGTTATGTTCATTGGCGTACGTTTGTTTGTCGTCTGCCGTTCATGGCAGGGGCCAAGCTGAATTATATGAAAGCGCGATCTGGATCAGAGACTACGACGTCTCCACTTGATCCTAGGTATTACTCAAGGCAAGCGCTAGCGATGCTGCTGAGGCAAGCCTTGAAAATTGATACACCCGTGGCAAGGGTTAAAACGCGCTATCTGTTCTATGCGATTGCTCGGCCTAAGAAGTTGATCTCTGAACTAGTCTCTCTAAGGTTCCTCCCCAATCCATGTGAGCAGTATTGCGGATTATCAGAGAGCGTCAATTATGCTAGCAGTAGCTTTGATGACATCTATTCTAAGCTCTCTGCGCTCAGCCCTGCTTCCAGTAGCGTTCTGGTTGGCCATTATTGGTGGCGTGCTGGCGGGGCAGAGCAGGTCTTGTTGGATCTTTGTGAATATCTGAAGGAGATTCAAGGTCGAGAGTTATTGAATATTGTCGTTCGTGGACATGGTGAGAATAGCTACTTCAGAGAGCAGTTTTCTTCTGTGGCACTGTGTGCTGGCATCCTGGAAGAACTGAGCACATCGCCAATCGGCAGAATCAAGGCACTCTGGGCATTGATTTGCATTCACAAGCCTGCGGCAATAATGATTATGAGCAATCCGCATCTTTATTGCCTTACGCCGCTGATCAAAAAGTACTTCCCCTCAACCCGTGTTGTCGACTTGCTCCATTGCATCGGAGCCACTGGCACCCTGAGCTGGTTCGACCTCAGCAACTATTACAAAGATTTCATTGACACTCGAATCGTCATCAGTGAGACATATAAAGACTTTATTTGCGGCCGCTATGGCGTGGATCAAAGCAAAGTCCTTGTCGTGCACAACCAGGTAAAGTCTATGCGTCTGCAATCGCAACAGGCTTCTGCTCGCTATAGCCGCAAGGCGCTAGGAATCCCAGATACCAATGTGATTGTTGGTTTTCTCGGCCGTTTAGACAGACAGAAGCGGCCCGATGAGTTTCTGAGGCTTGTCGAATCCACTCAAGCTAACAGCGGCGTCTCCTATCTCCTAGGAGGAGATGGTGAATTGCGCAGCACCGTTGACAAAGCCGCTTCACAGTATGGCAACCTCAGTTATGTAGGGAATGTTAAAGACGCTGGCGGCTTCTTGTCCCTTTGTGATGTCGTTGTTTTCTTTTCGGAGTATGAGGGCATGCCCTTGGTGGCTTTGGAATGTGCGTCTCTGTCGGTCCCCATCATTGCTCCCGATATTGTTGGCTTTAGGGAGCCGATTGCGAATGGAGAGTTTGGCATGCTTTATCCTTCATGCTACGACGGAACAGATCATTTAAAAGTTAAGGAGATGATTGAAAATGATCTCAGCAAGCTTCGGCTTCTCGGCCCAAATGGCCCATCCTATGTTCACCAATATCATGCGAGATACTCTGCCAGGCCTGGCTTCGACCAGTTGATCAATAGCGTCCTCTTTGGCAAGCCCAGCATCTACGTATGA
- a CDS encoding ABC transporter permease, with protein MQELSSRDMSLRDAKPAMGHGLGYACRTARAWWYSAWLRTLARFSRTTLGSFWMGLSNLLSVGVLGVVYGTVLKVADPLRYIIYLGFGVTIWGLVSMASLAGSTLFLLRRDQLVNNAMPSIFYCLEEWAFQLQTFAQAFVVVLLAFALIDPGLLLNAVHYIWLPLLNLFLFTFWIIVLMAVLGARFKDFAQLMPILLQLLFLVSPILYKREGLGELSVLADFNPFYQALAPVRDSLIDGQIQLGDELLSLAINTIGVLIAVGALKWVRYRLPLWV; from the coding sequence ATGCAGGAGCTTTCATCGAGGGATATGAGTCTGCGAGATGCAAAGCCTGCCATGGGCCATGGACTGGGTTATGCGTGCCGCACGGCGCGTGCATGGTGGTACAGCGCTTGGTTGCGCACCTTGGCTCGGTTCAGCCGCACCACGCTGGGTAGCTTTTGGATGGGCCTGAGCAATCTATTAAGTGTTGGTGTTTTAGGAGTTGTGTACGGCACTGTTCTGAAGGTTGCCGACCCTCTCCGTTACATTATCTATCTCGGATTTGGTGTCACTATCTGGGGGCTCGTCAGCATGGCGTCGCTTGCAGGCAGCACTCTATTCCTGCTGCGCCGTGACCAACTCGTGAACAATGCGATGCCGAGCATCTTCTATTGCCTGGAGGAATGGGCTTTCCAGCTCCAGACGTTCGCCCAGGCCTTTGTGGTTGTTCTCCTCGCCTTCGCATTGATTGATCCAGGCCTTCTCCTGAATGCTGTTCACTACATCTGGCTACCATTGCTCAATCTATTCCTATTCACATTTTGGATCATCGTTTTGATGGCCGTGTTGGGAGCCCGCTTCAAGGATTTTGCTCAGTTGATGCCGATTCTTCTCCAGCTGCTTTTTCTTGTTTCTCCAATCCTCTACAAGCGGGAAGGCCTTGGCGAGCTCAGCGTTCTCGCTGACTTCAATCCCTTCTACCAAGCGCTTGCACCGGTGAGGGACAGCTTGATTGATGGTCAGATCCAGCTTGGAGATGAGTTACTCTCCCTTGCCATTAACACCATTGGGGTCTTGATCGCAGTGGGAGCCTTGAAGTGGGTTCGGTATCGCCTTCCTCTATGGGTCTGA
- a CDS encoding ABC transporter ATP-binding protein, whose translation MASSPGDQPLVELDRVCLDIPVEGVGGRSLKAALVGGLTGGLLNRGKRGGVSVRALNNLSFTVNKGERVALLGHNGAGKSTLLRLLCDIYKPSSGSIRRYGRVVPLINKNFWVDTDLTGRHAARAHYLFNCNTIKGFDAFLEELTAFTELADFIHLPIRTYSEGMRTRLQFGLLTAFRHEALALDEGLGAGDQWFLSRARHQLTRFLGEAGTLILASHSNDLLAQFCTRGVVLMHGHLEFDGSLEDAIEAYTKGVG comes from the coding sequence TTGGCCTCCAGTCCTGGTGATCAGCCGCTGGTGGAGCTTGACAGGGTTTGCCTCGACATTCCGGTGGAGGGCGTTGGCGGTCGTTCGCTCAAAGCAGCGCTCGTCGGTGGGCTCACTGGCGGCCTGCTGAACCGCGGCAAACGAGGAGGGGTCTCGGTGCGCGCTCTCAATAACCTCAGCTTCACAGTCAATAAAGGAGAGCGAGTCGCATTGCTGGGCCATAACGGTGCCGGTAAATCCACCCTTTTGCGGTTGCTCTGTGACATCTACAAGCCAAGCAGTGGCAGTATCCGCCGTTATGGTCGGGTGGTTCCACTGATCAATAAGAACTTTTGGGTGGACACCGATCTCACCGGCAGGCACGCTGCACGCGCCCACTATCTCTTCAATTGCAACACAATCAAGGGATTTGACGCTTTTCTGGAGGAACTCACAGCCTTTACAGAATTGGCTGATTTCATCCATCTACCGATTCGCACCTATAGCGAAGGCATGCGCACCCGGCTGCAGTTCGGGCTCCTTACCGCCTTCAGGCATGAAGCCTTGGCGCTAGACGAGGGGCTAGGGGCTGGTGATCAGTGGTTCCTCTCCCGAGCCCGGCACCAGCTCACACGCTTCTTAGGGGAAGCGGGAACACTGATTCTGGCCTCCCACTCCAATGACCTGCTCGCTCAATTCTGCACCAGGGGGGTGGTTCTCATGCACGGGCACCTTGAGTTTGATGGCTCCCTAGAGGATGCGATCGAGGCCTACACCAAGGGGGTGGGCTGA
- the ribH gene encoding 6,7-dimethyl-8-ribityllumazine synthase gives MAVFEGRFTEVSGLHIGIVVGRFNDLVTGKLLSACLDALSRHGIDVTPSSEQLDVAWVPGSFEIPLVAQRLAASGRYQVVITLGAVIRGDTPHFDYVCSEVSKGVAAVARDTGVPVIFGVLTTDTLQQALERAGIKSNLGWSYALQALEMGSLMQVLPGTIVR, from the coding sequence TTGGCGGTTTTCGAAGGACGGTTCACCGAGGTCAGCGGCCTCCATATCGGCATTGTTGTGGGCCGGTTCAATGACCTGGTCACGGGCAAGCTGCTCAGCGCCTGCCTGGATGCGCTGTCTCGCCACGGCATCGACGTCACCCCCAGCAGCGAGCAGCTGGATGTGGCGTGGGTGCCCGGCAGCTTCGAGATTCCCCTCGTGGCGCAGCGTCTGGCGGCCTCGGGCCGCTATCAGGTGGTGATCACACTCGGGGCCGTGATCCGCGGCGACACGCCCCACTTCGATTACGTCTGCTCCGAAGTGAGCAAGGGCGTGGCGGCCGTGGCCCGCGATACGGGCGTGCCGGTGATCTTCGGCGTGCTCACCACCGACACCCTCCAGCAGGCGCTGGAGCGGGCCGGCATCAAGAGCAACCTGGGCTGGAGCTATGCGTTGCAGGCCCTGGAAATGGGCAGCCTGATGCAAGTGCTACCTGGCACAATTGTACGTTGA